TCATTACATCAGTGGCAACGCCACCGGAACAACGCCACCGGAACAACCCAACAACAATTCCGACCCTGAATGGGTCGTACTCGCATGGTGGTTCGACCCTTTCAGGGTCGGTATTACATGGGCGCAATCCTGTGGGCGTTGCCCACGTCTATTAACCTTTGCCCTTTCAGGGCAAACCGGAGGCAACCACGCAATTCAATCCAACCCTTTCGGGGCAAATCGGCACCAATCGGTATCCACACAAGGTCGTATCAAACGCCCCAAAAGGGCGAAATTCTATCGCCGGAAACAACGTCCATCGGTATCCACACAAGGTCGTATCAAACGCACTGAAAGGGCGAAATTCTATCGCCGGAAACAACGTCCATCGGTATCCACACAAGGTTTGTACCAATCAAACGCCCTGAAAGGGCGAGATTCTATCGCCGGAAACAACGTCCATCGGTATCCACACAAGGTTTGTACCGAATCAAACGCCCTGAAAGGGCGAAATTTAATAACCGGTGGCAACGCCACCGGAGCAACGCCACCGGAACAACGCAACAACAATTACGACCCTGAATGGGCCGCACTCTTCCTCGCCAAATCAATCCCACAAATACCGTTCGTCATATTCGACGTCATAACTTCTCAACACTTCGCGCAATTCATCTTCAAAGTTCTGCTTTTGATGATGAATCTTCTGCCGAGCCAAATAACCGCGTAACGGCTCAACCTGGGATTTCCCAACCGAAAAGGCCCCGTATCCATCTTGCCAATGAAAATTGGCGAACTCTTTCCCCTGCGTCTTGATCCATTTGGAAGAACTCTGTTTGATTTCCCGGACCAGATCGCTCAACGCCACATTTTTTGATTGTGAAATCAACAGGTGCACGTGATTCATTGTGCCGCCCGAGGCAATCAAGACCGACTTCTCCTGGTGCAGAATTCCGCCAATGTAAGCAAACAGCGTTGGTTCAATCTCCGGCGTGATCAGATCAGCACGGTGTTTGGTCGAGAAAACAAGATGAACCAATACGCTGGTTAACGTTTGCGCCATCGCCTCTCCTTACCCGTCCGGGTGCGACCCTGTCAGGGTCGAAACCTCGCACTCGCCATTCCGAGGGCGTTGCCCTCGGCTATTAATTTGTGCCCTTTCAGGGCGATAAACACTCGATTCTTCATCTGGTTCTATTGTTTGTGTGGGAGGTACACCGAAGGCCGCACACCACGCCTCGTGAAATGCCATCTGACTATACGGAAAATTCGGTTGCCGGACTTCTTCCAAGGACGCGGCACTGGCTTTATCACGCGCCGTTGGGGTATGCAGAAAATAACGGATTCCTTCCAGCAAACTTTCCAGCGTCGAATCCTGGCAAACAAAGCCGCTTTGTTGATGTGCGACCAGTTCCAGCAATCCGCCCGTTGGAAACGTGACCACAGGCAGGCCGACGCTTTTCGCCTCCAACGCAATGTTGCCGAAGGTTTCTTCCTGCAAAATCGGAGTTACCAACAAATAACTGCCGCGCATGATTTCCGGCACATTCTGACATTCATCAACCAGATGGATTTGCGCAGTCGCTCCGGCTTGATCAATTTGTGCTTGTATAGTTTGCACATACTCGACAAATTCCGGAGGCCAGTTAGGTAGCCTGCCAACAATAACAACTTGAATATCTTCCCCATCGGCAAGCAATCTCAGTCCGGCTTCGACTGCCAAGTGTGTTCCTTTGAATGGAGCGATCTGTCCGACGCACAGAATTGTCCGTCGAGTTTTGATTACCCGGAGAACGTTTGCGTCGGTCTCAGGCACGACAGATCGCACGGAAACGGCGTTGCGAATCACGATGGTCTTTGATGCCGAGGTTCCAGCTTCCAACAATTTGCGTTGACTGAAAGCAGAATTCGCTACGATCAGGTTGACCAGTGGAGAAATCAGCTTGCTCCAAAGCATCGAATAAAATCGTCCGGGTGAAGGATGGTTACCGACCCTGAAAATCGTTTTGACCCCAACCGCACGGAGCAGAATCAACGCCGGAGCGTTTTTCAACACCGTCACAAAATCCGGCAACAATACATGCGTCGGTCGAAAGCGGCGCGCGTCGCGGAGCAATCCCAAACTGGTCATCAACGTATCCCACAAAAATTGCGCCAGTTTGAAAGGGTTGAACAGATGCCGTCCAAATCCATACCGGTAATATCCAGTGGACCAACTTGCGCCGATGGCATCGGCCAGCGCAACGATGCGGTGATTTTCCCAGTTGTTCAGGATGCAATGCACCTCGGCTCCGTGGTCCCGAAGCACGCGCAGCACTTCAAACGTCATGCGTTCCAATCCGGCAACGATGACCATTCCGCCACAACAGGCGATGACGCGAGGCGTTGATTCGTTTTTCACTTTACTGGTATGCAATTCGAAAGTGACAACATCGGTCGCATCAGTGATGCCGATAGTTCCAACCGATACTTGTTTGCCCTGAAAGGGCAGAATTTAATAGTCGTGGGCGCTGCCCCCCATTGGTATCTACACAAGTTCGCTGGTCCGATTAAAGCCCTGAAAGGGCGAAATTCAATAGCCGGGGACAACGTCCCCGGAGAGCTTGTGGTAGATATCAATGGGCGTTGCCCACGGAAACATCGCAAAGAAGATTCCCCAACCCTGAAAGGGTTGCACTGAACAAATTGAACCTTCGTAGGGTTTTTCTTTGGTTCAATGATTTCCGTAGATGCTTTCAGCAACCGCCGCCTGGCAAGCGGCCAACAGGCCTGTTGTTGCCGCCGCAAACGAACACACATCAGCTTTCGCTCGACAGGCATCGGCATGGGAATGCTCGGAGCCAATTCGCTGCCGTATTCGTTCAATTGCCGCCCGCAACGCGGCGACATTACCCATCGGAAAAATTTCTCCGGTTTCGCCCGGCACAATCAAATCCGGTGCGCATCCAACGCGGTCACTGACTATGCACGGCAACCCGGTCGCCAACGCCTCGTTGATCACCAGCCCCCAGGTTTCACTTTCGCTTGGCAACACCAGGCAATCGGCGGCGGCGAAGGCACGGATGATTTCAGTCTGATTCAAAAACCCTGGCCAAACAGCGCGCACGCCCAACCGTTCGGCTTCGGCACGGCATTCGGTTTCCATTGGCCCCGCACCGGCAACTAGCAATCCCGCCTGAGTCAGTGCCCGAATCAAATCCATTGGCCGTTTGATCGGTTCCAATTTACCGGCAAACAACACAACGAAATCTTGCTCGGCGAATCCAAAGGCTTGACGCACCGCCGTTCGCCCGGCGAGAGTTCGATAATTCGCCGCAGCTCCGGCGAAAAAGTCGTTATCCACGCAATGCGGCGAGGCGAAGATACGATCATCTGCAATTCCAAAATGTCGCAGATAGTGCAAAGCGCGTTTGCCCACGGCCAGATACCCGGCGAACTGGCGCAACAAAAAACCGGTTTTGGTTTCCCAAACCGGTTTGCGCCATCCCGTCGGAGCGTTGTTCAAATTCGTGTCGCCTCGATAAAGCACTGGCACTTTCAATCGCCGACATGCCCACAACGCCCGCACCTGTGTGATCGAATGCCAACCGCTGAGCAATGCCACGTCGGGTTCGGTTTCGGCAATCGCATCGGCAATTTCCGGCACATCCACACCGCGAAAATGATCGCTATGCACGTTATCCCCTGGTTGTGGAGGCCGCACCACGCGACAGCGGTATCCTTCGGTCAATGGCACATCCCAAGCGAACGCCCGCCCAAATCCCACACCCTGTTGTTCCGGAGTGGGTTGCGTCGCATACAACACGGTCAAATCCAGTTCGGGACAATCGGCGGCAATGTACCGAAACCAGGGAGCGAAGTATTGCGCTGGATGCGTCATCACGACGGTCAGTTTGATTCGTTGCATCCAGAATCTCCGCACTGATGGAGGCTCATCTCGTCATTTCCGATCCAAAGCCGGTAAGACAGATTCTGTCGTTGACAATCTGCAAGTTGTTGTCGCCAGCTTGCAAACTTCTCCACTCCTTCGCGAAGCACGACGGTTGGTTTGTCATTGGTTATCAATCGAAACGCCCAAGGACGAATTCCAGTCAGGATCAGATATTGCGGGCGGGATAGCCGTAGTAGGCTGTAATCCACCAATAACTTAGCGGGTTCTTGGGCATCAACTACAACAAAGCTACCAGCCGGAAGTGGGGCCAGAAGCTCTTTGCTGCGCGTCAACCATTGCCTCGACCGTTCGCCAGTGGCCCGCATTTCTGCCATTAACCCACGAAGGCCAATTGCCAAGACGATTCCCCAAACTAACACAGCAGCCTGAATGATTCGCTCCCTGCTTTTTTCCTGGAAACTGATGCGCCATCCTTGCGTCGCCAATGCCACTAACGTGGCAAACCAGAATAACCCCGTATGTGCATACAGTTCGCCAACATGCGCCAGCAATGCAGCCGGAAAGCCAGAAAGAATTAGGGCGCCCGAAACAAGCACAAGATGAAACCGGTTTTCCGGCGAATGCCGCCAACAAAAGAACAATCCCGCCAACAAAAAAGTTACTACCGAGGCACTCAGCAGGGCATAAAGCACCAACAACCCAATTTCGCG
The genomic region above belongs to Acidobacteriota bacterium and contains:
- a CDS encoding glycosyltransferase family 4 protein; translation: MQRIKLTVVMTHPAQYFAPWFRYIAADCPELDLTVLYATQPTPEQQGVGFGRAFAWDVPLTEGYRCRVVRPPQPGDNVHSDHFRGVDVPEIADAIAETEPDVALLSGWHSITQVRALWACRRLKVPVLYRGDTNLNNAPTGWRKPVWETKTGFLLRQFAGYLAVGKRALHYLRHFGIADDRIFASPHCVDNDFFAGAAANYRTLAGRTAVRQAFGFAEQDFVVLFAGKLEPIKRPMDLIRALTQAGLLVAGAGPMETECRAEAERLGVRAVWPGFLNQTEIIRAFAAADCLVLPSESETWGLVINEALATGLPCIVSDRVGCAPDLIVPGETGEIFPMGNVAALRAAIERIRQRIGSEHSHADACRAKADVCSFAAATTGLLAACQAAVAESIYGNH
- a CDS encoding glycosyltransferase family 4 protein — encoded protein: MKNESTPRVIACCGGMVIVAGLERMTFEVLRVLRDHGAEVHCILNNWENHRIVALADAIGASWSTGYYRYGFGRHLFNPFKLAQFLWDTLMTSLGLLRDARRFRPTHVLLPDFVTVLKNAPALILLRAVGVKTIFRVGNHPSPGRFYSMLWSKLISPLVNLIVANSAFSQRKLLEAGTSASKTIVIRNAVSVRSVVPETDANVLRVIKTRRTILCVGQIAPFKGTHLAVEAGLRLLADGEDIQVVIVGRLPNWPPEFVEYVQTIQAQIDQAGATAQIHLVDECQNVPEIMRGSYLLVTPILQEETFGNIALEAKSVGLPVVTFPTGGLLELVAHQQSGFVCQDSTLESLLEGIRYFLHTPTARDKASAASLEEVRQPNFPYSQMAFHEAWCAAFGVPPTQTIEPDEESSVYRPERAQINSRGQRPRNGECEVSTLTGSHPDG
- the tnpA gene encoding IS200/IS605 family transposase, whose protein sequence is MAQTLTSVLVHLVFSTKHRADLITPEIEPTLFAYIGGILHQEKSVLIASGGTMNHVHLLISQSKNVALSDLVREIKQSSSKWIKTQGKEFANFHWQDGYGAFSVGKSQVEPLRGYLARQKIHHQKQNFEDELREVLRSYDVEYDERYLWD